A section of the Marinoscillum sp. 108 genome encodes:
- a CDS encoding PhzF family phenazine biosynthesis protein gives MDELKFSTYAVFSNKDNGLIGNTSTVVETEHALSNVQMQSIASDLWQPATTFLWKKNDQWHVRWFAPDQEIGLCGHGSLAAVAHLYEKGILDTEIHFQNGIISGGVENEKCYITLASIPVIDELTIENYLLDGLKIPILGHFKTSNKNIILTDSQESVRFMSPNFEILRRSPIFGYAVTSVGDDCDFVSRTLVPHVHQLEDPATGSSHAALAPFWAAKLNKTKMKAIQLSKRGGQFHLTLEGKKVKLYGEHYKLNEGKLFLH, from the coding sequence ATGGATGAATTAAAATTCTCTACCTATGCGGTTTTTAGTAACAAAGACAATGGACTCATTGGGAATACAAGTACAGTAGTGGAGACAGAGCATGCCTTATCCAATGTCCAAATGCAATCCATAGCCTCCGATCTTTGGCAGCCAGCAACCACTTTCTTATGGAAGAAAAACGACCAATGGCATGTGAGATGGTTTGCGCCTGATCAGGAGATTGGACTTTGTGGACACGGATCACTGGCTGCAGTGGCCCATCTCTATGAAAAAGGAATATTAGACACGGAGATCCATTTCCAAAATGGAATAATTTCAGGAGGAGTAGAAAACGAAAAGTGCTACATCACCTTGGCCTCCATACCAGTTATTGATGAACTAACCATTGAGAACTATCTTCTGGATGGGCTAAAAATACCCATACTTGGACATTTTAAAACCTCAAATAAAAACATCATTCTTACCGACAGTCAGGAATCTGTTAGATTCATGAGTCCTAACTTCGAAATATTGAGAAGATCACCCATATTCGGATATGCCGTAACTTCAGTAGGTGATGATTGTGACTTTGTGAGCAGAACGCTGGTGCCTCATGTACATCAACTGGAAGATCCAGCCACCGGCTCATCACATGCCGCTCTTGCTCCCTTCTGGGCTGCCAAGCTCAATAAAACAAAAATGAAAGCCATCCAGCTTAGCAAAAGAGGTGGTCAGTTTCACTTGACCTTAGAGGGTAAAAAAGTAAAGCTTTATGGAGAGCATTATAAATTAAACGAGGGCAAGCTTTTTTTGCACTAA
- a CDS encoding DUF3820 family protein, translated as MDRTILLDLTSYRMPYGKYKGVAICNLPERYLIWLRSKGFPEGKLGMLLNTMYEIKLNGLEYLLKGLKDPSHRS; from the coding sequence ATGGATAGAACAATTCTTTTGGATTTAACCAGCTATCGGATGCCATACGGCAAGTACAAAGGTGTGGCCATTTGCAATCTTCCCGAGCGTTATTTAATTTGGTTGAGATCAAAAGGCTTTCCCGAAGGGAAATTAGGAATGTTACTCAATACGATGTATGAAATAAAACTCAACGGACTGGAATATCTCCTCAAAGGTCTGAAAGATCCTTCACACCGCTCGTAA
- a CDS encoding DUF3108 domain-containing protein: protein MIKFSSFISTILLSLLAVSQPKKGLDFPLGEQITFKISYGWFALGEATMSLADSLIVRGDQTFYHSYIDAHTIGLFSWLGGVQNEYWGYVNTSNYKTIVSEKHLDERKGKFDQWNTFDYDKMQTYVKMMDYTKEYPKKEVTVDLNDKSYDLHGTYMYLRSKLWSGFKPGESILLNTYWEDKLYDFGMEYGGKEKIKFDGQRVEVHKFYGLFPISRTFPKEKAVVVWVLEKNGMGIPLVIEADMKIGKVRCELKEYSIRGNTQSLF from the coding sequence ATGATAAAATTTAGCTCGTTTATTAGTACTATTCTGTTGTCACTCTTAGCAGTTTCACAGCCCAAAAAGGGCCTTGATTTCCCCCTTGGAGAGCAGATCACATTTAAGATTTCTTATGGGTGGTTTGCTCTGGGTGAAGCCACCATGTCGTTGGCCGATTCGTTGATTGTTCGAGGTGATCAGACTTTTTACCACAGTTATATTGATGCACACACCATTGGTCTCTTCAGTTGGTTGGGTGGTGTACAGAATGAATACTGGGGTTATGTGAATACGAGTAATTATAAGACCATTGTTTCTGAGAAGCATCTCGATGAAAGAAAAGGGAAGTTTGATCAGTGGAATACATTTGACTATGACAAAATGCAGACCTACGTCAAAATGATGGATTACACTAAGGAATATCCCAAAAAAGAGGTAACTGTAGATCTCAATGATAAATCTTATGATCTGCACGGCACCTATATGTACTTGCGGAGCAAACTTTGGTCTGGATTTAAACCTGGTGAGTCAATACTTCTTAATACTTACTGGGAGGATAAACTCTATGATTTTGGGATGGAGTATGGAGGGAAGGAGAAAATTAAGTTTGACGGCCAAAGGGTAGAGGTTCATAAGTTTTATGGACTCTTTCCCATTTCGCGCACTTTTCCCAAAGAGAAAGCGGTGGTGGTTTGGGTGCTCGAAAAAAACGGAATGGGAATCCCTCTGGTAATAGAAGCGGATATGAAAATTGGAAAGGTGAGATGCGAACTCAAGGAGTATTCTATCCGAGGGAACACTCAATCGCTCTTTTAG
- a CDS encoding NAD(P)-dependent oxidoreductase, producing the protein MVYDMISCGQFGQQLAELVNSSYRHIARCVYKESLVQEDLQGKNAIAGFYQFDKLDLSEIKWIHAFGAGVDDYLKQPTIQRDLILTRTLGYMDKRIGEYCLAYLLEDLKWVVSTHDNQRSHLWDRTNLNVLYNKKVLVLGTGFVGQGIASALGHLVEKIDGINGSGTSNPLFHQTMAMGNISQAHLEHYDIVISALPLTPSTRNFLNQAFFRLLHGAFFMNVGRGKSLVEDDLLWALENGHVRKAVLDVYQIEPLPSDSPLWDHSGVMMTPHHSGLTTFEDIRKSFEESVKAMKGGIRNQLFVNINQGY; encoded by the coding sequence ATGGTCTATGACATGATTTCTTGCGGGCAATTTGGCCAGCAGCTGGCAGAACTGGTAAATAGTTCTTATCGTCATATCGCCAGGTGTGTGTATAAAGAATCGCTTGTTCAGGAAGATCTGCAGGGCAAAAATGCCATTGCGGGTTTCTACCAGTTTGACAAGCTGGATTTATCAGAGATCAAATGGATTCATGCCTTTGGAGCCGGGGTAGATGACTACCTAAAACAACCCACTATCCAACGGGATCTTATTCTCACCCGCACTCTTGGATACATGGATAAGCGCATAGGCGAGTATTGTCTGGCTTACCTTTTAGAAGACCTTAAATGGGTAGTCTCCACCCATGATAATCAGCGATCACACCTGTGGGATCGCACCAACCTCAATGTGCTTTATAACAAGAAAGTGTTGGTTCTGGGCACAGGTTTTGTCGGGCAAGGCATTGCTTCCGCACTTGGTCATCTCGTTGAAAAAATTGATGGCATTAATGGATCGGGTACTTCCAATCCACTATTTCATCAAACCATGGCCATGGGGAATATTTCTCAAGCTCACCTTGAACATTATGACATTGTCATCAGTGCACTACCTCTTACTCCCTCCACCAGAAACTTTCTCAACCAGGCTTTCTTCCGTTTACTGCACGGTGCCTTCTTCATGAATGTAGGCAGGGGAAAATCTTTGGTGGAAGACGACCTCTTGTGGGCGCTCGAAAATGGTCATGTGCGAAAAGCTGTTTTAGATGTCTATCAAATTGAGCCTCTCCCATCCGATTCACCGCTCTGGGATCATTCAGGGGTAATGATGACCCCACATCACTCTGGATTGACCACATTTGAAGACATTAGAAAGAGTTTCGAAGAGAGTGTGAAGGCCATGAAAGGTGGTATTAGGAATCAACTTTTCGTTAACATTAACCAGGGATATTAA
- a CDS encoding PHB depolymerase family esterase produces the protein MKKLFLSIMMGVYFLSAQSQLSLVSNFGSNPGNLSMYRYTPANIPANAPLVLVLHGCTQSASTYASESDWNSLADTYKFHLIYAEQKSSNNSSKCFNWFETGDINRGSGEAASLKNMTDYMKNNYSIDNSRVFVTGFSAGGAMTTVMLAAYPDVFSAGAVMSGLPYKVATSSNSAFQAMYGNVNQTPTQLGNSVRNASSHTGPWPTVGVFHGTSDYTVYYMNQNEIMEQWTNVHGTDQTADAENGAFQGNSVVSRKEYRDGSGNPVVVTYSLSGMGHAIAIDPGSGATQGGNTGSYASDVNFFSSYWSAEFFGITGAPPISLSPPTNVSATAVSSSQINLSWTDNESTESAYLVKRSTSSGGTYSTIATLAPNTTSYSNTALAASTTYYYKIVVQDANSNTASSGIVSATTSSGGSSNPPAPSGLATTSITTSSIGLSWQDNSSDENNFVVERSTNGSSYSVIATLSANSTSYSNTGLTPSSTYYYRVKAQNSYGSSGYTSAVSATTSGTATVVTIEQLTGTGIFTYGNAHHMGQSFTAIANGQIIEIEANLVYAISGSTLKIFSGNTTTDTPIYQQSGVSKGSGWQTITLSQPVSVSNNSVYTFQLTNASIKYAYSNVYSGGNLWYDDISYSPFDVGFIVSISTGSSSRLAAEGITPESNQVGFRVFPNPASELLHVTSDLDDLPGVIEIYSLSGKVVYQKAMAGKIDERIHLSEWTPGIYTVVLQTGHQRLTHKLIIH, from the coding sequence ATGAAAAAATTATTCCTTTCCATCATGATGGGCGTATACTTCCTGTCTGCCCAGTCACAGCTCTCACTTGTCTCCAACTTTGGATCAAATCCGGGAAACCTGAGCATGTACAGGTATACACCAGCGAATATACCAGCAAATGCTCCATTGGTGCTGGTGCTACACGGATGTACACAATCAGCGAGTACGTACGCTTCCGAAAGCGATTGGAACAGTCTGGCCGATACTTACAAGTTTCACCTGATCTATGCCGAACAAAAAAGCAGCAATAACTCCTCCAAATGTTTCAACTGGTTTGAAACTGGTGATATCAACCGGGGATCTGGTGAGGCAGCCTCCCTCAAAAACATGACTGATTACATGAAAAACAACTACTCTATTGATAACAGTCGGGTGTTTGTTACAGGGTTTTCGGCGGGTGGTGCCATGACCACCGTGATGCTGGCGGCATATCCTGACGTATTTAGCGCGGGAGCCGTGATGTCTGGCCTGCCTTACAAAGTAGCCACCAGCAGTAATTCAGCTTTTCAGGCGATGTACGGCAATGTCAACCAAACGCCCACTCAGCTTGGAAACAGCGTACGAAATGCCTCCAGCCACACCGGACCCTGGCCTACGGTTGGCGTTTTTCATGGTACTTCTGACTACACCGTGTATTACATGAATCAAAATGAAATCATGGAGCAATGGACCAACGTACACGGCACAGATCAAACAGCCGATGCGGAAAATGGTGCCTTTCAGGGCAATAGTGTAGTGAGCAGAAAAGAATACAGGGATGGCTCAGGCAACCCTGTAGTAGTCACCTATAGTCTCAGCGGCATGGGACATGCCATTGCCATCGATCCGGGCAGCGGAGCAACCCAGGGTGGCAATACAGGCTCGTATGCTTCTGACGTCAACTTCTTCTCTTCTTACTGGTCTGCTGAGTTCTTTGGCATTACAGGAGCTCCACCGATCTCACTCTCTCCTCCCACCAACGTATCAGCCACTGCCGTTTCATCTTCTCAGATTAATCTCTCCTGGACGGACAATGAATCGACGGAAAGTGCATACCTGGTTAAACGCTCCACTTCTTCTGGTGGCACTTACAGCACCATTGCCACACTGGCTCCCAATACCACCTCATACTCCAATACTGCCCTGGCTGCCTCCACTACCTATTATTACAAGATTGTGGTGCAGGATGCCAACAGCAATACAGCCAGCAGTGGAATCGTAAGTGCTACTACTTCATCAGGGGGCTCCTCAAACCCTCCGGCACCATCAGGGCTTGCAACTACGAGCATTACCACTTCGAGCATTGGTCTTTCCTGGCAGGATAACTCGTCAGACGAAAATAACTTTGTAGTGGAACGCTCCACTAACGGATCATCCTATTCGGTAATCGCCACACTCAGCGCTAATAGCACCAGCTACTCAAATACAGGGTTAACCCCATCAAGCACCTATTACTACAGAGTAAAGGCACAAAACTCCTATGGCTCCTCAGGCTATACCTCAGCTGTGAGTGCTACCACAAGCGGAACAGCTACCGTGGTGACTATAGAACAACTTACAGGAACGGGTATATTCACCTATGGAAATGCGCACCATATGGGGCAGTCCTTCACGGCCATAGCCAACGGCCAGATCATCGAAATTGAAGCAAACCTCGTCTACGCCATTAGTGGATCCACCCTGAAGATTTTTAGTGGTAACACCACCACCGACACCCCAATCTATCAACAATCCGGCGTGAGTAAAGGAAGTGGATGGCAAACCATCACATTGAGTCAACCAGTATCGGTATCCAACAACTCGGTTTATACCTTTCAATTGACCAATGCTTCTATCAAATATGCATATTCCAATGTATACAGTGGCGGAAACCTCTGGTACGACGATATCTCGTATTCACCTTTTGACGTTGGATTTATTGTCTCCATCAGCACAGGGTCTTCCTCCCGACTGGCTGCTGAAGGCATTACACCCGAATCAAATCAAGTAGGCTTCAGGGTGTTTCCCAACCCTGCTTCCGAACTCCTCCACGTAACCTCAGATCTGGATGATCTGCCTGGAGTCATTGAAATCTACTCCCTTTCCGGCAAGGTCGTTTATCAAAAAGCCATGGCAGGCAAAATTGATGAACGAATCCACCTAAGTGAATGGACACCCGGAATCTATACTGTGGTATTACAAACTGGTCATCAGCGCCTCACTCATAAATTAATCATACACTAG
- the fabG gene encoding 3-oxoacyl-ACP reductase FabG encodes MSKLKNRVAIITGGAAGIGRAAVEKYVQEGAIVVIWDVNEAAGKELAVTLSKDGHQVSFRKVNTADPEETEAAAQEAIAQFGRIDILINNAGITRDATIRKMTFEQWSQVLNINLSGVFNCVKAVSPFMIEKAYGRIINTSSVVGLYGNFGQTNYAATKSGVIGMTKTLAKELGKYSITVNAVAPGFIATDMVKAMPEKVIEMMTSKTPLGRLGTPEDIANAYAFLASEDASFISGAVISVDGAVTI; translated from the coding sequence ATGAGCAAATTAAAGAATAGAGTAGCCATTATAACAGGAGGCGCCGCGGGTATTGGCCGGGCAGCAGTGGAGAAATACGTGCAGGAAGGAGCCATAGTGGTGATTTGGGATGTGAACGAGGCTGCCGGAAAGGAGTTGGCAGTGACGTTGAGCAAGGATGGTCATCAGGTGAGTTTCCGAAAGGTCAATACAGCTGATCCGGAGGAAACAGAAGCTGCAGCACAAGAGGCCATTGCGCAGTTCGGGCGGATTGATATCCTCATCAACAATGCTGGGATCACACGGGACGCGACCATTCGTAAAATGACCTTTGAGCAATGGAGCCAGGTACTGAACATTAACCTCTCCGGTGTATTTAATTGCGTGAAGGCGGTGAGCCCTTTTATGATTGAAAAGGCTTATGGGCGAATCATTAATACCTCCTCGGTGGTTGGTTTGTACGGGAATTTTGGCCAGACTAATTACGCTGCCACCAAGTCCGGAGTAATAGGTATGACCAAGACACTCGCCAAAGAGCTAGGTAAATACTCCATTACCGTCAATGCGGTTGCCCCAGGTTTTATTGCCACAGATATGGTGAAAGCAATGCCAGAAAAAGTGATAGAAATGATGACAAGTAAAACACCCCTCGGAAGGTTAGGTACCCCAGAAGACATAGCTAATGCATATGCCTTTCTAGCCTCAGAAGATGCTTCATTCATAAGCGGAGCGGTAATCAGTGTAGATGGAGCAGTAACGATTTAA
- the rraA gene encoding ribonuclease E activity regulator RraA — protein sequence MTFTTSDLWDVHGDALACAEPVFKSYGMVQSFHGQIVTLKLFEDNSLVRELLKTNGQGKVLCVDGGGSTRCALVGDLLAQLALDNQWSGLIIYGSIRDSAQIGRMPIGIKALNTCPVKSIKRNEGQINIPLNFAGVNFTPGQYVYSDADGIIVSEQPLL from the coding sequence ATGACTTTTACCACCTCAGACCTTTGGGATGTTCATGGCGATGCGCTGGCATGTGCCGAGCCGGTTTTTAAGAGCTATGGTATGGTCCAGTCCTTCCATGGGCAAATAGTGACTCTGAAGCTGTTTGAAGACAACAGCCTCGTCAGAGAATTATTGAAAACCAATGGCCAGGGAAAGGTTCTCTGCGTTGATGGTGGTGGCTCCACAAGGTGCGCTTTGGTTGGAGATTTGCTTGCTCAGCTCGCTTTAGACAACCAATGGTCGGGGTTAATCATTTACGGGAGCATCAGGGATAGTGCTCAAATTGGGCGAATGCCGATTGGAATCAAAGCACTTAACACCTGCCCCGTGAAAAGCATCAAAAGAAACGAAGGACAGATTAACATCCCCTTAAACTTTGCTGGAGTGAATTTCACTCCCGGACAGTATGTGTACAGCGATGCGGATGGAATTATCGTAAGTGAGCAGCCATTATTGTGA
- a CDS encoding acetyl-CoA C-acyltransferase produces the protein MQEVYILSLSRTPIGSFGGVLSSLSAVELGALAIKDALKKSGLESSEIQEVFMGNVISSNLGQAPARQAALKAGLDVNVPCTTVNKVCSSGLKAIMLGAQSIALGQADVVVAGGMESMSNVPYYVPRARFGYKYGHGTLVDGLQHDGLWEAYNNFAMGNCADHTAREMKISREAQDEYTVRSYKRVESATLEGKFKNEIVPVEIPQRKGNPLVITEDEEFSNVNFDKIPALNPVFSKEGTVTAANASNINDGASAVILISKRKMKEYGLKPEAKILGYADAAQEPLWFTTSPSLAIPKALKMAGIEKSYVDYYEINEAFAAVALANMELLGLDEDKVNVFGGAVALGHPLGCSGSRILTTLSSVLSDKNGHIGVAGICNGGGGASAIVIEKVIS, from the coding sequence ATGCAAGAAGTATATATTTTATCCCTTTCCAGAACTCCTATTGGCAGTTTTGGAGGTGTTTTATCGAGTCTTTCAGCCGTGGAGTTGGGGGCCTTAGCCATTAAAGATGCACTGAAAAAGTCTGGCCTGGAGTCCTCCGAGATTCAGGAAGTGTTCATGGGAAACGTGATTTCGTCGAACCTTGGTCAGGCCCCTGCGAGGCAGGCCGCGCTGAAAGCCGGATTAGATGTGAATGTACCATGTACCACTGTCAATAAGGTTTGTTCCTCCGGTCTGAAAGCCATAATGCTTGGAGCTCAGTCCATTGCTTTGGGGCAGGCAGATGTGGTAGTGGCCGGCGGTATGGAGAGTATGTCTAATGTCCCATATTATGTCCCCAGGGCCAGGTTTGGTTACAAATATGGTCATGGTACTCTGGTCGATGGATTGCAGCATGATGGCCTTTGGGAAGCGTACAACAATTTCGCGATGGGTAACTGTGCAGATCATACCGCCAGAGAGATGAAGATCAGTAGGGAAGCTCAGGATGAATACACCGTACGGTCTTATAAGAGGGTAGAATCTGCCACCCTTGAGGGAAAATTCAAGAATGAAATTGTTCCGGTGGAGATTCCACAAAGAAAGGGTAATCCTCTGGTGATTACAGAGGACGAAGAATTCAGCAATGTGAATTTTGACAAGATTCCTGCGCTGAATCCTGTCTTTTCAAAAGAAGGTACAGTCACGGCGGCCAACGCCTCTAACATTAATGATGGTGCATCTGCTGTCATTTTGATCAGCAAGCGAAAAATGAAGGAGTATGGATTGAAACCCGAAGCTAAAATTCTTGGATATGCTGATGCTGCTCAGGAGCCTCTTTGGTTTACCACCTCACCTTCATTGGCTATTCCCAAAGCTTTGAAAATGGCCGGGATTGAGAAGAGCTATGTTGATTATTATGAAATCAATGAGGCATTTGCAGCTGTGGCACTGGCCAATATGGAACTACTCGGCCTGGATGAAGACAAAGTGAATGTCTTTGGTGGTGCGGTGGCCTTAGGGCATCCGCTGGGATGTTCGGGAAGTAGAATCCTCACCACTCTTAGCTCTGTGCTGAGTGATAAGAATGGCCACATAGGCGTGGCTGGCATCTGCAATGGCGGTGGAGGAGCTTCAGCCATAGTGATTGAGAAGGTCATATCCTGA
- a CDS encoding YdeI/OmpD-associated family protein has protein sequence MEFKTTLSKFSGKDASVYELHLPVPKPIAEQFIRGENRRIICEINQTTSIRSGLMPHKDYWYILLNQAVIKKLGLAIGNTVTVKLSPDDSTYGMDMPEELIILLDQDPEGNEYFHQLTPGKQRNLIYIVSKVKSPESRLNKALAIVHHLKERNGKLDFKLLNVVIKDYNQRGKLN, from the coding sequence ATGGAATTCAAAACGACACTCAGTAAATTTTCCGGAAAAGACGCAAGTGTGTACGAGCTTCATCTACCAGTACCCAAACCAATTGCTGAGCAGTTTATCAGGGGCGAAAACAGACGTATCATTTGTGAAATCAACCAAACCACCAGTATTCGGAGCGGCTTGATGCCTCACAAAGATTATTGGTACATACTCCTCAATCAGGCCGTCATCAAGAAGCTTGGCTTGGCTATTGGAAATACGGTGACAGTCAAATTATCCCCAGATGACTCAACCTACGGAATGGATATGCCAGAAGAACTGATAATTTTACTGGATCAGGACCCCGAAGGAAATGAGTATTTTCACCAACTCACCCCCGGTAAACAACGAAACCTCATCTACATTGTAAGCAAAGTAAAAAGTCCGGAAAGCAGATTGAACAAGGCCCTGGCCATAGTACATCACCTCAAGGAACGAAATGGAAAACTCGACTTTAAGCTATTGAATGTGGTCATAAAGGATTACAATCAGCGAGGAAAACTCAATTGA
- a CDS encoding EF-hand domain-containing protein, which translates to MVSEFQRKKLIHFFGLLDSHKNGFLHADDFSEIAERIRIGLGYEANGPKHIWLAEKSAKFFHALLLEIPHKDNQKISQDEWVTFVSEQVIAQGNEDVLEEFQEFIIGFLFDLFDDNHDGYISTDEYVDMFVVYGIDIKYSAKSFIKLDINRDDRLSRNELLHAFETFLLSNEPNQPGNWIFGNWE; encoded by the coding sequence ATGGTTTCAGAGTTTCAGCGGAAAAAGTTAATTCATTTTTTTGGATTACTAGATTCTCACAAAAATGGATTCCTTCATGCGGATGATTTTTCGGAGATTGCCGAGCGCATAAGAATAGGTCTGGGTTATGAGGCAAATGGGCCCAAGCATATTTGGTTGGCGGAGAAATCTGCTAAGTTCTTTCACGCCCTGCTTCTTGAGATTCCTCATAAGGATAACCAAAAAATCTCACAGGATGAGTGGGTTACCTTTGTGTCAGAGCAGGTGATAGCTCAGGGAAATGAGGATGTGTTGGAAGAATTTCAGGAATTCATCATTGGCTTTTTATTCGATTTGTTTGATGATAACCATGATGGTTATATCTCCACAGATGAGTATGTGGATATGTTTGTGGTATATGGAATAGACATCAAATACTCGGCTAAATCTTTCATTAAACTGGACATTAATAGGGACGACAGACTTTCCCGAAATGAGCTCCTCCATGCTTTTGAGACCTTTCTCCTGTCCAATGAGCCCAACCAACCCGGGAATTGGATTTTTGGAAATTGGGAGTAA